From the genome of Streptomyces sp. NBC_01260, one region includes:
- a CDS encoding PucR family transcriptional regulator, translating into MPEQHADGGVIVPPLLSVCAAHLLERVDVLADDLFRTITTEIAPYAQLGAELAAEVRDFNERNLHEQLTCMARHRPVCTDSTRQCVRRRATQGIPLDAVLHAFRIGFRLMAHALIERAKEQPGTTMDDIAQASMATWSLLDAASQTVNDVYRETLVGLARADELQRLLLLDALLTGKNADWAMLGGTAASVGLPEQGPYVCVVTEHSDVTTMEQALLRSGLRSAWRPRPDGLAGIVALPGPSRAVGSTHARGSASVLEAVAGAVTGRAGLSPAYTRLRESADALRLATLALSSLPAGARRAVTLDHDPAAALVAAGHELALRMAVTLLDPVLAAPDRKDLMETLTAWLDSETGSTSEIAKILYCHRNTVRNRLDRVSRLTGRSLLRPADVAALYAGVRALGLRPR; encoded by the coding sequence ATGCCAGAGCAGCATGCCGATGGCGGCGTCATCGTTCCCCCGCTGTTGTCGGTGTGCGCCGCGCACCTGCTGGAACGGGTCGATGTCCTCGCTGACGACCTGTTCCGTACGATCACCACCGAGATCGCTCCTTACGCGCAACTGGGCGCCGAACTCGCGGCCGAAGTACGCGATTTCAACGAGCGCAATCTGCACGAACAGCTGACCTGTATGGCGCGCCACCGTCCGGTGTGCACGGACAGCACCCGGCAGTGTGTGCGCCGCCGTGCCACGCAAGGGATTCCACTCGACGCGGTCCTGCACGCCTTCCGCATCGGCTTCCGGCTGATGGCCCATGCCCTCATCGAACGCGCCAAGGAGCAGCCCGGCACGACGATGGACGACATCGCCCAGGCCTCCATGGCGACGTGGTCGTTGCTGGATGCCGCGTCGCAGACGGTGAACGACGTCTACCGGGAGACCCTGGTCGGCCTGGCCCGGGCCGATGAACTGCAGCGGTTGCTGCTCCTCGACGCGCTCCTCACCGGCAAGAACGCCGACTGGGCGATGCTCGGCGGGACCGCCGCCTCCGTCGGCCTGCCCGAACAGGGGCCGTACGTCTGCGTCGTCACCGAGCACAGCGACGTCACCACGATGGAACAGGCCCTGCTGCGCAGCGGACTGCGCTCCGCGTGGCGCCCCCGCCCCGACGGCCTCGCCGGCATCGTCGCTCTGCCCGGCCCCTCTCGCGCCGTCGGCTCCACGCACGCGCGCGGATCGGCGTCGGTGCTCGAAGCCGTCGCCGGCGCGGTCACCGGGCGGGCGGGGCTCAGCCCTGCCTACACCCGGCTGCGGGAGAGCGCCGACGCTCTGCGCCTGGCCACGCTGGCCTTGTCCTCGCTGCCCGCCGGCGCGCGCAGGGCGGTCACCCTCGACCACGATCCGGCTGCGGCCCTGGTCGCGGCCGGGCACGAGCTGGCACTGCGGATGGCCGTCACCCTGCTCGATCCGGTCCTGGCCGCGCCCGACCGCAAGGACCTCATGGAGACGCTCACCGCGTGGCTGGACTCCGAGACCGGGTCCACCTCCGAGATCGCGAAGATCCTGTACTGCCACCGCAACACCGTGCGCAACCGGCTGGACCGCGTCTCGCGCCTCACCGGGCGTTCCCTGCTCAGACCCGCGGACGTCGCCGCCCTCTACGCCGGTGTCCGGGCCCTCGGGCTCCGGCCGCGCTGA
- a CDS encoding long-chain-fatty-acid--CoA ligase produces MLNLSSLLEHSAQEHPERTALVFGDTRLTYAELLERSQDIAERLRLHGVGRGDRVALSCPNVPDFPAAYFGILRVGAVVVPLNVLLRPQEVAYHLTDSRAKAFLCFEGTPELPLAHVGRAGFDQVTDCEHFLLLNRAGNADPGAAAPAQAAATAAEDTAVILYTSGTTGRPKGAELTHRNLAMNAMVADRLFAAADDEVMLASLPLFHAFGQSAVMNMGLLRGATLVLQPRFDADEALRLMHSEGVTFFAGVPTMYWALLGALGDQAPPGRLRTAVSGGAALPVEVLQRFGKAFGVGVQEGYGLSETSPVACFNPPGLPPRPGSIGRPVWGVQMKLIDDSWQSIPGDGDGRGELAIRGHNIMKGYYRRPDDTDLVMRDGWFRTGDIARCDADGYYYIVDRVKDLIIRGGFNVYPREIEEVLITHPAVSMAAVVGVPHPTHGEDVKAFVIPVPGADLSEAGLIAWCRERMAAYKYPRSVEFRESLPLTSTGKILKRELAAEAHGETAPA; encoded by the coding sequence ATGCTGAACCTGTCGTCCCTGCTGGAACACAGTGCCCAGGAACACCCCGAGCGGACCGCTCTGGTCTTCGGTGACACCCGCCTGACCTACGCCGAGCTGCTGGAACGGTCCCAGGACATCGCCGAAAGGCTGAGGCTCCACGGTGTCGGCAGGGGGGACAGGGTGGCGCTGTCCTGTCCGAACGTGCCGGACTTCCCGGCCGCCTACTTCGGCATACTCCGCGTCGGAGCGGTCGTGGTGCCACTGAACGTGCTGCTGCGCCCGCAGGAGGTCGCCTACCACCTCACCGACTCCCGCGCCAAGGCCTTCCTCTGCTTCGAGGGCACCCCCGAACTGCCGCTGGCCCACGTGGGCCGGGCGGGCTTCGATCAGGTGACCGACTGCGAGCACTTCCTTCTGCTGAACAGGGCGGGCAACGCGGACCCCGGTGCCGCCGCTCCCGCTCAAGCAGCGGCCACGGCCGCGGAGGACACGGCCGTCATCCTCTACACCAGCGGCACGACGGGCCGGCCCAAGGGAGCCGAACTCACCCACCGCAACCTGGCGATGAACGCCATGGTCGCCGACCGGCTGTTCGCGGCGGCGGATGACGAGGTGATGCTGGCCTCGCTGCCGCTGTTCCACGCCTTCGGCCAGAGCGCGGTGATGAACATGGGGCTGCTCAGGGGAGCCACGCTCGTCCTGCAGCCCCGCTTCGACGCCGACGAGGCCCTGCGGCTGATGCACAGCGAAGGCGTGACGTTCTTCGCCGGGGTCCCGACGATGTACTGGGCCCTGCTCGGCGCGCTCGGTGACCAGGCACCGCCGGGCCGCCTGCGTACCGCCGTCTCCGGGGGCGCCGCCCTGCCCGTCGAGGTGCTCCAGCGGTTCGGGAAGGCCTTCGGAGTGGGCGTGCAGGAAGGGTACGGCCTCTCGGAGACCTCGCCCGTAGCCTGCTTCAACCCGCCCGGACTGCCACCGAGGCCCGGGTCCATCGGCCGGCCCGTGTGGGGCGTGCAGATGAAGCTCATCGACGACTCCTGGCAGAGCATCCCAGGCGACGGCGACGGCCGCGGCGAGCTCGCGATCCGTGGACACAACATCATGAAGGGCTACTACCGGCGGCCCGACGACACCGACTTGGTGATGCGCGACGGCTGGTTCCGTACCGGCGACATCGCCCGGTGTGACGCGGACGGCTACTACTACATCGTGGACCGGGTCAAGGACCTGATCATCCGCGGCGGCTTCAACGTCTACCCGCGCGAGATCGAAGAGGTCCTGATCACGCATCCGGCCGTGAGCATGGCCGCCGTGGTGGGAGTGCCCCACCCCACGCACGGCGAAGACGTCAAAGCGTTCGTCATCCCCGTCCCCGGCGCGGACCTGAGCGAGGCGGGACTGATCGCCTGGTGCCGCGAGCGCATGGCAGCCTACAAGTACCCCCGCAGCGTGGAATTCCGCGAGAGCCTTCCCCTGACCTCCACCGGCAAGATCCTGAAGCGCGAACTCGCCGCCGAGGCCCATGGGGAAACCGCCCCTGCCTGA
- a CDS encoding alpha/beta hydrolase family protein translates to MSWKRNLLVPLAVLTLALSASAGAGAASASAPARAVTVADGTSTASAAVDYGAPGPYATAVEVGVVTTLYYPRDIANSDRRFPVIVWGNGTNAIPLVYRDLLLHWAGQGFIVAAANTPQSNLGISMRAGIDMLTRRNADPDSIFLNHVDLEHIGASGHSQGGAAAIVVGADPRIDAILPIQPGPLANINAVHVPALLLAGEKDSIVFPFLVKAFYNAADHIPALYGEVRGADHFTVVGDPGPFAAPTTAWFRAQLMGDQAARAQFFGPGCGICTDTATWSDVRRNDLALNVPVTTP, encoded by the coding sequence ATGTCATGGAAAAGGAACCTGCTCGTCCCACTGGCCGTACTCACCCTCGCCCTGTCCGCGTCGGCAGGCGCGGGCGCCGCGTCGGCGTCCGCCCCGGCCCGTGCCGTCACGGTCGCCGACGGCACCTCCACCGCGTCGGCCGCCGTGGACTACGGCGCCCCCGGCCCCTACGCCACCGCTGTGGAAGTCGGGGTGGTCACCACGCTGTACTACCCGCGTGACATCGCGAACAGCGACCGCCGCTTCCCGGTGATCGTATGGGGCAACGGCACCAACGCCATTCCCCTCGTCTACCGGGACCTGCTCCTGCACTGGGCCGGCCAGGGCTTCATCGTCGCCGCCGCGAACACCCCGCAGTCCAACCTCGGCATCTCCATGCGAGCGGGCATCGACATGCTCACCCGAAGGAACGCCGACCCGGACAGTATCTTCCTCAACCACGTCGACCTGGAGCACATCGGCGCCTCGGGGCACTCGCAGGGTGGCGCGGCCGCCATCGTCGTGGGCGCTGATCCCCGCATCGACGCCATCCTGCCGATCCAGCCGGGACCGCTGGCGAACATCAACGCGGTGCACGTCCCCGCGCTCCTGCTGGCCGGCGAGAAGGACAGCATCGTCTTCCCCTTCCTCGTCAAGGCGTTCTACAACGCCGCGGACCACATCCCGGCCCTGTACGGAGAAGTGCGCGGGGCCGACCACTTCACCGTCGTGGGCGACCCCGGCCCGTTCGCCGCGCCGACCACGGCGTGGTTCCGAGCCCAGCTCATGGGCGACCAGGCAGCCCGTGCCCAGTTCTTCGGCCCCGGGTGCGGCATCTGCACCGACACCGCCACCTGGTCCGACGTCCGCCGCAACGACCTGGCCCTGAACGTCCCGGTCACCACCCCGTAG
- a CDS encoding carboxylesterase/lipase family protein: MDIIAITRQGKVRGRIRDAVAAFLGIPYAAAPFGIHRFRAPAPADPWEGVRDALEYGPTAPQRPYRPPLDELIPEVDIPGEECLNLNVWTPEAVGGALPVLVWIHGGSLRNGSTAMPLYDGRAFARDGVVLVSVNYRLGVEGFGVFPDAPDNRGLLDQIAALTWVRDNIAAFGGDPGCVTVCGESAGAISIAALMAAPRAAGLFHRAILQSGAPHKVPRSQGARTVRAMAKALHVPATAEAFAAVDRERLLDAQTEVVGKADPISGGPGFHIVADDEMMPADPPQPTVDLLLGCNREEYRLWSVPSGMVDRISRLTLRLALLKFRIPGRAARLYRAARPGAKPGVILGEMATDLLLRGPLNRLADSRPARTFLYEFAWRSPVRELGACHALEIGFVFDNLRHGETLSGPGAPQPLADTMHRAWVAFAATGDPGWPGWDARRPVMVFDHPATGVVLAPRQEELQVWLSRSDQAGPEGGADGAT; the protein is encoded by the coding sequence ATGGACATCATCGCGATCACGCGCCAGGGCAAGGTCCGCGGCCGCATCCGGGACGCAGTCGCCGCCTTCCTCGGTATTCCCTACGCCGCCGCGCCGTTCGGCATCCACCGGTTTCGCGCCCCCGCGCCCGCCGATCCCTGGGAAGGGGTGCGCGACGCGCTGGAGTACGGGCCGACGGCGCCGCAACGCCCGTACCGGCCACCCCTCGACGAGCTGATCCCCGAGGTGGACATCCCGGGGGAGGAGTGCCTCAACCTCAACGTCTGGACCCCGGAAGCCGTCGGTGGAGCGCTGCCGGTACTGGTGTGGATCCACGGGGGGTCGCTGCGGAACGGCTCGACCGCCATGCCGCTGTACGACGGGCGGGCCTTCGCGCGTGACGGTGTGGTCCTGGTCTCCGTCAACTACCGGCTCGGTGTCGAGGGATTCGGCGTGTTCCCCGACGCTCCCGACAACCGGGGCCTGCTGGACCAGATCGCCGCCCTGACCTGGGTGCGGGACAACATCGCGGCGTTCGGCGGAGACCCCGGGTGCGTCACGGTGTGCGGCGAGTCCGCCGGAGCCATCAGCATCGCGGCCCTGATGGCTGCCCCGCGCGCGGCCGGTCTGTTCCACCGGGCGATCCTGCAGAGCGGCGCGCCGCACAAGGTGCCGCGCAGTCAGGGCGCCCGGACCGTACGGGCGATGGCGAAGGCACTGCACGTGCCCGCGACGGCGGAGGCGTTCGCGGCGGTGGACCGCGAGCGGCTGCTGGACGCACAGACCGAAGTCGTCGGCAAGGCCGATCCGATCAGCGGAGGACCGGGCTTCCACATCGTGGCCGACGACGAGATGATGCCGGCGGATCCGCCGCAGCCCACGGTCGACCTGCTGCTGGGATGCAACCGGGAGGAGTACCGGTTGTGGTCCGTGCCGAGCGGGATGGTGGACCGAATCAGCCGGCTCACGCTGAGGCTGGCTCTGCTGAAGTTCCGGATCCCGGGGAGAGCGGCGCGGCTGTACCGGGCGGCTCGGCCGGGTGCGAAACCTGGGGTGATCCTCGGCGAGATGGCCACGGACCTGCTGCTGAGAGGTCCGCTCAACCGGCTCGCCGACTCCCGTCCGGCGCGGACGTTCCTGTACGAGTTCGCCTGGCGCTCGCCCGTGCGGGAACTGGGCGCGTGCCATGCCCTGGAGATCGGGTTCGTCTTCGACAACCTGCGCCACGGTGAGACGCTCAGCGGACCGGGTGCTCCTCAACCACTGGCCGACACCATGCACCGGGCCTGGGTCGCCTTCGCCGCCACGGGCGACCCGGGCTGGCCCGGCTGGGACGCGCGCCGTCCGGTCATGGTCTTTGATCATCCCGCCACGGGCGTGGTTCTCGCGCCGCGCCAGGAGGAGCTGCAGGTCTGGCTCTCTCGTTCGGATCAGGCCGGACCGGAGGGCGGGGCCGACGGGGCAACCTGA
- a CDS encoding PucR family transcriptional regulator, which yields MAVRRGDLTAAVVARCAAEVPFYGELPRSTLDGEVARSIAAVHDLLLRALRDGGVMDPGDLTRLIEWSGRRAEERVPLEAVIAAYLIGAEVWWQVLTETAEPEELAGAGARLLACLHSAMPAVVLAHRNAQEDIHSEDKRVRRALLTALLAGRPYEELAEAAAVTVTGEHEVVALAFESNPPARLVQSSLDARAGVPVLMDHVAGIALLPAGCEVPDLPASLGKEVGQRVFAAAAPASAPTAVPAAAAEATRVLELVQRLGRPPGLYRLDDVLLEYQLARPGDALVRLAAKLGPLEEHPYLLETLRVFVDRGHNRRQSALELCIHRNTLDYRLHRVSTLTGLDLSVPAEARLLQAALVARDLA from the coding sequence ATGGCTGTGCGCAGGGGTGATCTCACCGCGGCCGTCGTCGCTCGCTGTGCGGCGGAAGTGCCGTTCTACGGGGAGCTGCCGCGCAGCACGCTCGACGGTGAGGTGGCGCGGTCGATCGCGGCTGTGCACGATCTGCTGCTACGGGCCCTGCGTGACGGCGGCGTGATGGACCCGGGTGACCTGACCCGCCTGATCGAGTGGTCGGGGCGCCGGGCCGAGGAGCGCGTGCCGTTGGAGGCGGTGATCGCCGCCTATCTCATCGGCGCCGAAGTGTGGTGGCAGGTGCTGACCGAGACGGCGGAGCCCGAGGAACTGGCCGGTGCGGGAGCGAGGCTGTTGGCCTGTCTGCACTCCGCGATGCCCGCGGTCGTACTCGCCCACCGGAACGCCCAGGAGGACATCCACAGCGAGGACAAACGGGTACGGCGGGCGCTGCTCACCGCTCTGCTGGCCGGACGGCCGTACGAGGAACTGGCGGAGGCGGCAGCGGTCACGGTGACCGGCGAGCACGAGGTGGTCGCCCTGGCGTTCGAGTCGAATCCGCCGGCCAGGCTGGTGCAGTCGTCCCTCGATGCTCGCGCGGGTGTCCCGGTGCTGATGGATCATGTCGCCGGGATCGCGCTGCTCCCGGCCGGTTGCGAGGTGCCGGACCTGCCGGCTTCGCTCGGGAAGGAGGTCGGGCAGCGCGTCTTCGCGGCCGCCGCCCCGGCCTCGGCACCGACGGCCGTTCCCGCGGCGGCGGCGGAGGCGACGCGCGTACTGGAACTCGTACAGCGACTGGGCCGCCCGCCCGGGTTGTACCGGCTCGATGACGTCCTGCTGGAGTACCAGCTCGCGCGTCCCGGTGACGCACTGGTGCGGCTTGCGGCCAAGCTCGGCCCGCTGGAGGAGCATCCGTATCTCCTGGAGACGCTGCGGGTGTTCGTCGACCGCGGGCACAACCGCCGCCAGAGCGCACTGGAGCTGTGCATCCACCGCAACACCCTGGACTACAGGCTGCACCGGGTGAGCACCCTGACCGGGCTGGACCTCTCGGTCCCCGCCGAGGCGCGACTGCTCCAGGCGGCACTCGTCGCCAGGGATCTCGCCTGA
- a CDS encoding DUF4232 domain-containing protein, with amino-acid sequence MMRTTRKIAVAIAATALLGAAGGEAAQATSVKAAGAAPSACRPANHIAKITNAPSSAGHRHYRVTLTAPRGYDPCLLAGSPTHVRFSNHGSENKITAGRYGNQRTAVTFGPGHPVYFDIQVPNNGSGISADEASFTLRAPGGEIPGTSVAEGTLKVTTGTLIGPVQRGV; translated from the coding sequence ATGATGCGTACCACCCGGAAGATCGCCGTCGCCATCGCCGCCACCGCACTGTTGGGCGCTGCGGGTGGGGAAGCAGCGCAGGCCACGTCCGTGAAGGCCGCCGGCGCCGCACCCTCCGCTTGCCGTCCGGCCAACCACATCGCGAAGATCACCAACGCGCCCAGCAGTGCGGGGCACCGCCACTACCGCGTCACCCTGACAGCGCCGCGCGGGTACGATCCGTGCCTGCTGGCCGGTTCGCCCACCCATGTGCGGTTCTCGAACCACGGCTCGGAGAACAAAATCACCGCCGGCCGCTACGGCAACCAGCGGACCGCGGTGACGTTCGGCCCGGGGCACCCGGTGTACTTCGACATCCAGGTTCCCAACAACGGTAGTGGCATCTCCGCAGACGAAGCGTCCTTCACGCTCCGGGCTCCGGGCGGGGAGATCCCCGGCACGTCCGTCGCCGAGGGCACGCTCAAGGTGACAACCGGCACCCTCATCGGTCCGGTTCAGCGCGGCGTCTGA
- a CDS encoding NF041680 family putative transposase, translated as MITRIGNCCTGRRPSGEFYSCLTRRADALFELADAVLCADGPVRSLVELSLVGEHRRGHGGLYDALSAGRVDVARLRRGLATVPLPRAADGRLVLAADLTCWLRPSAHTSPQRILCHTYGRGKDQHIPVPGWPYSVICALETGRSSWTAPLDALRLAPGDDAATVTAGQMRDLVERLIDAGQWKDGDPEILIVVDAGYDVPRLAFLLKDLPVQVLGRMRSDRVLRRSVPPREPGVRGRPPRHGGEFAFGDPSTWNTPDAQTVTATRLYGTAVARAWDRLHPRLTHRSAWTAQLGALPVIEGTVIRLQVEHLPSGATPKPVWLWWSGLDATEAEVDLLWQAFLRRFDIEHTFRLFKQTLGWTCPKIRSPEAADRWTWLILVVFTQLRLARPLAADLRRPWEKPSPADRLTPARVRRDFRHLRPKAACPAGAPKSSQPGPGRPPGRRNNQPTARYDVHTVGKPDSTKRRTKKPTTPRPRRTG; from the coding sequence TTGATCACTCGGATTGGTAACTGCTGTACGGGCAGGCGGCCTTCGGGTGAGTTCTACTCCTGTCTGACCAGGCGTGCGGATGCACTGTTCGAACTCGCGGACGCGGTGTTGTGCGCGGATGGTCCGGTCCGGTCGCTGGTGGAACTGTCGCTGGTGGGTGAACACCGTCGCGGGCATGGCGGGCTCTACGACGCCCTGTCCGCGGGCCGGGTCGACGTCGCCCGGCTGCGACGGGGCCTGGCCACGGTGCCGCTGCCGCGGGCGGCGGACGGCCGGCTGGTCCTGGCCGCCGACCTCACCTGCTGGCTGCGGCCCAGTGCCCACACCTCACCGCAGCGGATCCTGTGCCACACCTACGGACGGGGCAAGGACCAGCACATTCCCGTGCCCGGCTGGCCCTACTCGGTGATCTGCGCGCTGGAGACGGGCCGCAGTTCCTGGACGGCGCCGCTGGACGCACTGCGTCTGGCACCGGGAGATGACGCCGCCACCGTCACTGCCGGGCAGATGCGCGATCTCGTCGAGCGGCTGATCGATGCCGGGCAGTGGAAGGACGGCGATCCGGAGATCCTGATCGTGGTGGATGCCGGCTACGACGTTCCCCGCCTGGCCTTCCTGCTCAAGGATCTACCGGTGCAGGTGCTGGGCCGGATGCGTTCGGACCGTGTCCTGCGACGGTCGGTCCCGCCCCGCGAGCCCGGTGTCCGGGGTCGGCCGCCCCGCCATGGCGGCGAGTTCGCATTCGGTGACCCGTCCACCTGGAACACTCCCGACGCGCAGACGGTGACAGCAACCCGCCTCTATGGCACCGCCGTCGCCCGGGCCTGGGACCGGCTCCACCCGAGACTGACCCATCGCTCGGCCTGGACCGCTCAGCTGGGTGCTTTGCCGGTTATCGAGGGCACGGTGATCCGTTTGCAGGTCGAGCACCTGCCCAGCGGGGCAACACCGAAGCCGGTCTGGCTGTGGTGGTCAGGGCTCGACGCCACTGAGGCGGAAGTCGATCTGCTCTGGCAGGCATTCCTGCGGCGCTTCGATATCGAGCACACCTTCCGGCTGTTCAAACAGACCCTGGGCTGGACCTGCCCGAAGATCCGCAGCCCCGAAGCCGCCGACCGCTGGACCTGGCTGATCCTCGTGGTCTTCACCCAGCTCCGGCTCGCCCGCCCCCTGGCGGCGGACCTGCGCCGACCCTGGGAGAAGCCAAGTCCCGCGGACAGGCTTACCCCTGCACGAGTCCGCCGCGATTTTCGGCACCTCCGGCCGAAGGCCGCCTGCCCAGCCGGAGCACCGAAATCCTCTCAGCCCGGCCCAGGACGGCCACCCGGCCGCAGAAACAACCAACCCACCGCACGCTACGACGTGCACACAGTCGGCAAACCAGACTCCACAAAGCGACGGACGAAGAAGCCAACGACTCCACGCCCACGCCGCACAGGTTAA